In the genome of Desulfovibrio desulfuricans, one region contains:
- a CDS encoding ABC transporter ATP-binding protein, translated as MSVFGGGQPQARADAVTEEPNVPTVLEVRDLRVVQRAGGQPLVHGVSFTLAAGACLGIVGESGSGKTLTCRSLMGLLPPTLAGDGGAIFNGIDLVHAPAEQLRQLRGSKIAMVLQQPMTAFDPLYTMGVHFRETLAAHGAYSPAQADALAVAMFGRVRLEAPREILRSYPHELSGGMLQRCMIALALALEPQLIIADEPTTALDAETQFEVVQRFQELRVQCNTSMIFVSHDLGVVQRLADAVLVMKDGRCVEYGPAETVFNEPQHEYTQYLIRTRLALTRGFESMLERTHA; from the coding sequence GTGAGCGTGTTTGGCGGCGGCCAGCCGCAGGCGAGGGCTGATGCTGTGACCGAAGAGCCTAATGTGCCCACGGTTCTGGAAGTGCGCGACCTGCGTGTGGTGCAGCGAGCAGGCGGGCAACCTCTTGTGCACGGCGTAAGCTTCACGCTTGCCGCCGGGGCCTGCCTTGGCATTGTGGGCGAAAGCGGTAGCGGCAAAACCCTTACCTGCCGAAGCCTCATGGGGCTTTTGCCGCCCACCCTTGCGGGCGATGGCGGTGCGATATTTAACGGTATTGACCTTGTGCACGCCCCGGCAGAACAGTTGCGCCAGCTCAGGGGCAGCAAGATTGCCATGGTTTTGCAGCAACCCATGACGGCTTTTGACCCACTGTACACCATGGGCGTGCATTTTCGCGAAACTTTGGCGGCCCACGGGGCATATTCCCCCGCACAGGCCGATGCGCTGGCCGTGGCCATGTTTGGGCGGGTGCGCCTTGAAGCTCCGCGCGAAATTTTGCGCAGTTATCCTCACGAACTTTCGGGCGGCATGCTGCAACGCTGTATGATTGCCCTGGCTCTGGCCCTTGAGCCGCAGCTTATCATTGCCGACGAGCCAACAACGGCGCTGGATGCGGAAACCCAGTTTGAAGTTGTGCAGCGCTTTCAGGAACTGCGGGTGCAGTGCAATACCTCCATGATCTTTGTCTCGCACGATCTGGGCGTGGTGCAGCGTCTGGCAGATGCTGTGCTGGTGATGAAGGATGGCCGCTGTGTGGAATACGGCCCTGCGGAAACCGTGTTCAATGAGCCGCAGCACGAATACACACAGTACCTTATCCGCACCCGGCTTGCCCTGACGCGGGGTTTTGAATCCATGCTGGAGCGTACCCATGCTTGA
- a CDS encoding class I SAM-dependent methyltransferase: MSQYTADTAQFQPDVLPVPGSALTGRIEKYWSRRAESYGETRRHELACDKKSLWLSEILPHLPADGPLRIMDVGTGAGFFAILLAQQGHSVCGVDMSQAMLDEGTALAQQARCAVTFQRMDACCLEFESSSFDAVISRNLTWTLPDAAAAYREWNRVLRPGGVLLNFDADYGSVSFIDVVQQSGVHAHAGMNDDMMLECESIRRQLPLSAESRPVWDIQILRCSGFSACWCDTDLSSRIYTHRDETYNPVPMFALRAVK, encoded by the coding sequence ATGAGCCAATACACCGCAGATACCGCCCAATTTCAGCCGGATGTTTTGCCCGTTCCAGGCTCTGCGCTTACTGGTCGTATAGAAAAATACTGGTCGCGCAGGGCTGAAAGCTACGGCGAAACACGGCGACACGAGCTTGCCTGTGACAAAAAATCCCTTTGGTTGAGCGAAATCTTACCCCATCTGCCCGCTGATGGGCCGTTGCGCATTATGGATGTGGGCACAGGCGCGGGCTTTTTCGCCATTTTGCTTGCGCAGCAGGGGCACAGCGTTTGCGGCGTGGACATGAGCCAGGCCATGCTGGATGAGGGTACGGCTCTTGCGCAACAGGCCCGCTGCGCCGTCACGTTTCAGCGCATGGACGCCTGCTGCCTGGAATTTGAATCTTCAAGCTTTGATGCGGTGATTTCGCGCAACCTTACCTGGACTCTGCCCGATGCCGCCGCAGCCTACCGCGAATGGAATCGTGTGCTGCGTCCCGGCGGCGTGCTGCTGAATTTTGACGCTGATTACGGCTCGGTTTCTTTTATTGATGTTGTTCAGCAGTCGGGCGTTCACGCCCACGCGGGCATGAATGACGACATGATGCTTGAATGCGAGAGCATTCGCCGACAGTTGCCGTTGAGTGCCGAATCACGCCCAGTGTGGGATATACAAATTCTGCGCTGTTCGGGATTTTCGGCCTGCTGGTGCGACACCGACCTGAGCTCGCGCATCTACACCCACCGCGATGAAACCTACAATCCAGTACCCATGTTTGCCCTGCGTGCGGTCAAGTAG
- the opp1C gene encoding nickel/cobalt ABC transporter permease, whose translation MRVWRRLRNDRVGMVCLCFLFAVAALALCAPLAAPCDPTAIDVRNKFAGYSLIHPLGTDQLGRDVLSRLIWGGRATLGFSLLTMGITLVIGSGLGIVAGFCRGKVDEIIMRFCDVMMSFPSEVLILAIVGMLGPGLGNVVIASVIAKWPWYSRMIRSVVMQYTDVNYVRFARVAGCGMWHIFRRHLLPGALGEIIVLATLDTGAVILSVSALSFLGLGVQPPTAEWGAMLSDAKDIMSMYPQQMLPAGLTILLVVAAFNFLGDSLRDAIDPAHTTLQGVSL comes from the coding sequence ATGAGGGTGTGGCGACGGCTGCGCAACGACCGCGTGGGCATGGTCTGCCTGTGCTTTTTGTTTGCCGTGGCGGCGCTGGCCTTGTGCGCACCGCTGGCTGCACCGTGTGACCCCACGGCCATTGATGTGAGAAACAAGTTCGCGGGATACTCGCTGATTCATCCCCTTGGCACAGACCAGTTGGGGCGGGACGTGCTTTCGCGGCTGATCTGGGGCGGGCGCGCAACTCTTGGTTTTTCGTTGCTGACCATGGGCATCACCCTTGTTATTGGCAGCGGGCTTGGCATCGTGGCCGGGTTCTGCCGAGGCAAGGTTGATGAAATTATCATGCGTTTTTGCGATGTGATGATGTCATTCCCCAGCGAGGTGCTCATTCTTGCTATAGTTGGCATGCTTGGCCCGGGGCTGGGTAATGTGGTCATTGCCAGCGTAATTGCAAAATGGCCATGGTATTCCCGCATGATCCGCTCTGTGGTCATGCAGTATACAGACGTCAACTATGTGCGTTTTGCCCGCGTGGCGGGCTGTGGCATGTGGCACATATTCCGCAGGCATCTGCTGCCGGGAGCACTGGGCGAAATTATCGTGCTGGCTACGCTCGATACCGGGGCGGTGATCCTGTCTGTTTCGGCCCTGTCGTTTCTGGGTCTTGGGGTGCAGCCGCCCACGGCTGAATGGGGTGCCATGCTCAGCGACGCCAAGGACATAATGTCCATGTATCCGCAGCAGATGCTGCCCGCAGGGCTGACAATCTTGCTGGTTGTGGCGGCCTTCAACTTTTTGGGCGACAGCCTGCGCGATGCCATCGACCCTGCTCATACCACTTTGCAGGGGGTGAGCCTGTGA
- a CDS encoding ABC transporter ATP-binding protein, which yields MLEVRNICKSYGKGGLWNPQPKPVLHNVSFGIPAGATVGLVGESGSGKSTLSRIVLGLERPDSGTVLLEGQAVPLWLRGNPGRMSVVFQDYTTSVNPGYSVRSIIREPLLACGRGTGSDKAVLALMDRVGLAPNLADRLPHEVSGGQLQRVCIARAIATAPRFVVFDEAISSLDVSVQTRVLELLRELKGNMTYFFIAHDLQAVTYLCDDILFMHQGRIVEQAAGSGLAGVSHPYAQKLVSSAILFRSAWNG from the coding sequence ATGCTTGAGGTAAGGAACATCTGCAAAAGCTACGGCAAGGGCGGCCTGTGGAATCCCCAGCCCAAACCTGTGCTGCACAACGTGAGTTTTGGTATTCCAGCTGGTGCGACTGTAGGGCTGGTGGGCGAGAGCGGCAGCGGCAAAAGCACCCTGAGCCGCATTGTGCTGGGGCTGGAACGCCCCGACAGTGGCACCGTGTTGCTTGAGGGACAGGCTGTGCCCCTATGGCTTCGAGGCAATCCTGGCCGCATGAGCGTGGTTTTTCAGGATTACACCACCTCGGTCAATCCAGGTTACAGCGTGCGCAGCATTATTCGCGAGCCTCTGCTGGCTTGTGGCCGGGGCACAGGCTCGGACAAAGCCGTGCTAGCGCTGATGGACCGCGTTGGGCTTGCACCAAATCTTGCAGACCGCTTGCCCCACGAGGTCAGCGGCGGCCAGTTGCAGCGGGTATGTATTGCCCGTGCCATCGCCACAGCCCCCCGCTTTGTTGTTTTTGACGAGGCCATAAGCTCGCTGGATGTTTCGGTGCAAACCCGAGTGCTCGAATTGTTGCGCGAGCTGAAAGGCAACATGACCTATTTTTTCATTGCCCACGACCTTCAGGCCGTAACCTACCTGTGCGACGACATTCTCTTTATGCATCAGGGGCGCATTGTTGAACAGGCCGCAGGTTCAGGTCTGGCCGGTGTTTCGCACCCTTACGCACAAAAACTGGTGAGCTCGGCCATTTTGTTTCGTTCGGCCTGGAATGGCTGA